ATTCAAAATGGCTAGACCCgagactgtgaaatcaaattccGTGAATCTTCAGCCGCAATCCGTGCCTAATTCTATGAAAAATCTTCAGCGCAATGATCCGGAAACCACGCCCGATCCGAACTCGTATTCTCTGGAGAAATTCCGACTGTACGAAACTCGCGCGGTAATGTTTCAGGGGAAGGATTTTTTTTCCGCTAATAGTATGTGTATAGTGGATTCGTGAtcaagatttgattttttttttattcgtaCCGATCAGTTTCTCCATGGTAGAAGTTGAAGCTagcgaatttgaccgttgaGGTTTCTTTTTGTTATGAAAGTGATGGCTGAGGTTCTATTCAGaagttttctttttctttttgtttccgCTGTTGTTCTTTTATTTCTCTTAAGAAAATGGATGGTGTACTAGAATTGTTCTGCTTTACATTTGACAGTGCATAATTTTGTCGTTAATTTTTTGGTATATATCAGGGGTGTATAGTTTATTGGTTTTAATTTCCTCTATTTTTCATTCGATATTTAAtaagattgatttgattgaaattTGGGTGATCGAGAATTTTACAGCTCTGTTTTGTTGCATTGACTTGCTAATTGCTAATTGCTAATTGCTAATTGCTAATTGCTAATTGCTAATTGCTAATTGCTAATTGCGTTGCTAAGGCAGTGCTCTATAAGATCTCCGAGGTGAACTCACATTGTACTTGGATACAAATAGTTGAAGCCTTAGAATTGAAAATAATCTCTTTCAAATTTTGTGCGAGtataatttgaaaatttgaattttagagCTCCATTTCGtttgataattttatttaaacttttaaaacgCATATGACAAAGTTTTATGTCATACGGGATATGGCCCCTTCTCTGATCAGAAGGATTGGAATGTATGAACGTAAAAAACAATATCTACGGCTAATGGTAGCTTTTTAATGCGGTCTGACATTTCCTTCAATTATTTTCAGAGGTTTTATTTGATTGGAAGTGGTAGGAACAAGAGATTTTTTAGGGTGCTAAAGATTGATAGAATGGAGCCCTCGGATTTGAATATTAGTGAAGACCCCGTGGTTTATCCTCCTCAAGAAGTCAAGAGCTTGCTCCAAAGGATTGCTGAGGGAAATCGTGCCACTGGAGGGTTAAATTTTGTTGCCAAGGTATATGGCATTGTTGGTAAGTCTAGATAATAAAGCTCTTATAGAAGTTCAATTTTATCAAATGTATTTCTGATGTTAGAATAGAATGGTTGCTTTGTGCCCTTGTATATTCTTACATTGTGGTTTCATCCTTTTTGGTGTTTTAAGGCTgcattaaattcttggaatcaTATTATCTGATACTGGTGACAAAGCGTCGGCAGATTGGATGTATATGTGGCCATGCTATATATGGTATAGATGAGAGCCAAATAATTACCATTCCACATGTTTCAGTTCAAACTGATGTTGCTCATTCAAAAACGGAGTTGCGGTAACTTCTCTATTTAATCACGCACTAATGCATTATATAGGATTTTTTGACATAGTACTATTGGGCAGAGTTGCCCTATGATTTTATTTACCAGTCTCCTGTCATCGGACCCATGATCCTTTTTAGTGTGGTTATCATCACACGAACATCCATCATTAACTTTTTCTTCTTATGCCAAGTGGGGTTTTTTAGATTGGGATttagattttatttatttatatgatcTTGGGAGAAAATTGATTAATCTTTTTTAACCAAAATATCAATTTGCGCATGTTGTTTGGTTCAATTTTGGACAAGAATGATCTGTTTAGTATCAATTGTCTTCAATATATATTGGAGCAAAACACCCATTTCACCTCttcatggacaaagttcttgtcgCGTAGTCCCTTTGCCTATGGTTCATTGGGGAAATATACGAAGGATTTCATAAATTATCCATGAAATAATACCAGTAGGTGCATGTCTATTACCGATTTATTTAAAGGCAATATTTATACATTTTTCAGAGGTAAAATTTGTTTCATTTTTTGCAGGTACAAGAAGCTTTTATCCAGTGTCGATTTGACAAAAGATTTTTTCTATAGCTATACATATCCTATAATGCAAAGTTTACAGAAAAATGTGTCATCAACAGGAGAAGAAGGGATGCCATATGAAAACATGTTTGTTTGGAATGCTTTTCTAACACAAGCGATTCGATTAAGATGCAAGAATACCATCTGGACCATAGCTCTGGTTCACGGACATTTCAAACAGGTGGAATATTTACTTTCTATGTTTTAATGTTATCGGCCCTTTCCTGCTCATAAGATACGTTGTCATTAAATGTAATCACATCTATGTTTCTCTGCTATGTTGATCTCATTACCACCATAAATTTGCTTTATGCTTCCTGCgtctttttatttatatttattattttatcatttctGTTATATATATCAAGTGTGAGACTTTTAGTGGTACAGTTCGGTGACATCAAGTCACCGATGAATTTTACAAAATACTCATGTCTACTCACAAAAAcaatatattttcatataataaaaaattttcatAACCAATGGTAAATTTATACTTACCCATAACTATCACTCTTTCCGAAATTCATACGTCATTCATAGAAATTACTAATATGTTTGATATAGTTGTAAcattatttttcttaaaaaaagcaCACATCATCCAAACTATAATTTGAAAGTATAAGAAAATACTCACAAATATTTTCAACCTAATTGTtcgtaattttatatattagcTAAAATCCAAAAATAATGTATTATAAAATGTGGATCAATATATCCGTAGCAAAGAACAAGGAGTGTGAACTAAGGAGTCTATCCTATTATTCTAATTTCTTTCATGACACCCTTCACTAATTTTTGGATTTCAGTTTTGGATATACCTTGTCCTATACTGGAGGAGAATTGGACAaacttttctttttattttacttGTATGGTAGAATAAGTTATCATTTTTTATATACAATCTTCTTGATTGATTTTCTAAATCACTTGAATTGTAGGTTAGACTATCCATTTTTGGACGAGATATTTGTGTTTCTCTGGTTTCGAGACGTTCACGCCATTTTGCAGGGACACGGTTAGCTTTTTTCTAAATGTATCACTAAAAGGCTAGTTTGTCTACATTTTTCTTTCCATCTTTATTTTCCGTTGCATGCTTGGCATAAGTGCCATATTTCTTTGCTCGTCTAACACTCTCTGTACTtatttttcttggagaataatgTTGGATCCAGCAGCATATCCGAAACCTGTGTATCAGACTTGTTTCAATGATATTCATTACTAAACTCCGAGTCTTCGGGATATATTGTTATCATGGTTACAAATGAAGTTATGTTTATAAGAACtgattatttattaaatgaaaagtGGCTTAAATTATTGTTTAATCCACATATGAGAAAGTTAAAGGTGCAATATGGAAACTGTTGGAAATCAAAACCTTCCGTTTTCAGTCAGTTAAATCTCTGATATTTAGGGATTAAAATCCTCTTCTGTTGCACTGGCTGCAGTTATTTAAAGCGTGGGGTTAATGATCATGGGCGTGTAGCAAATGATGTTGAAACGGAGCAAATCGTCCTTGATGAAGAAGCTGGGTCATGTAAAGGAAAAATGAGTTCTGTTGTACAGATGAGGGGTTCCATTCCTCTTTTTTGGTCTCAAGAAGCTTCAAGGTTCAGTCCAAAGCCTGATATCATATGTGAGTGAGATTGAATttgatgtttttttatttattttgtatatagGCTATTTAGACATAGACTCCTCGCCTGTTTGTTCGTATTTAGAATTCTAGATAATTTTTGGTTTTTTTACATGAAGTACAACGATATGATCCTACATATGAGGCTACCAAACAGCATTTTGAAGACCTGGCAGAGAGATATGGCAATCCGATTATAGTTCTTAATCTCATAAAGGTTTGTACCAGATTCCCTCTTTTGACTTTCGGAAACTATATATCCTCTGTCCTCTAACCCTGCAACCACCCTACGAGTTCTTTTAGTGCTATGGATTTACATGATGCTTATTATAttcttttttttctattttcttaATTGCATGATGCAATTTTATATTAGCACTCTGTTATTTGAATCTCATCGTATAAATTTTTTCTGACTGAACTCATTATCAAAACAGGGAATCACGCACTAAGGCACACGGTCTTATTATCTCTTGGTGTGATATGCCATCTGATTTTATATTGCACGATATCTTTCTAAACAATGTAAACTTTGGCTGGTTCCTTTAATATTATTGCCAGAATTCCGCTTCCACTAGTGAATTGATGGGCTTCTTGATGATGATTTCGATGCCCAATTTCTCTTGAACCTGTGGTTTTAGATAATCAATTACCCACTCAGCATAAGAATCTCCTGACTAAGAGTTGCATCATTTACTAGAATAGCTGGAAGCTGAAATCAAATGTTTTTTTATGTAATGTTCCGTTGTCATTTGTAGCTCGCTCTTTCTTATATGCATGAATTCAATTTCAGACAGTTGAGAAAAGACCACGAGAAATGATGCTAAGGCGTGAGTTTGCTAATGCTGTGGGGTATCTTAACCAGATTCTTACTGAAGaaaatcatctcaaatttaTCCACTGGGACTTTCACAAGTTTGCAAAGAGGTATATGGGTATTTCTTTTGTATGCACCACATGTCATCTCTCTTCTCTGCTGATTACGTAGTCTTTTATATTTTTCCAGCAAGTCTGCCAATGTGTTAGCTGTTTTGGGTGGTGTTGCAAGTGAAGCACTTGATTTAACGGGATTTTATTACAGTGGAAAGCCTTTGGTTACAAAAAGAAAGGCTGTCCAACTTTCTAGAACCAGCACTGGCAGGTATTATTTCAcaagttttaataattatacgGGTGATTTTCGCATTGTAAGTCCTTTTCAACCAAGTACCTCGTTATTTCTATGTGGATAATATGAGTGATGTTCTTGCTTTGGTATTATTGATATCCTACTCTTTGGTTTTTAAATTATTGTTTAGCATTCCATCCAGGAACTACAGCAGCTGAATATTTTTTTCTAGGATTTTTCAATGAcgaaatttatttttatgtgatGCATGAGACACCACAAACGAAAGAGCAAAAACTAACTGCAAACTTGTGTGTCATTAGTTAAGTGGCTTGTAACCGTAtacaaaacgaaatatttttacaCTCATTCCTTTTAACAGCTGGTCAACTTCACGTTTTGATTTTGTTTCCTAGGTGTATGGATGCATGCTGTCTACCCATCTTCTCCCTATTTTTTCCTATTGTTGAAGACAGTGGAACATGTATTTTATGCAATAACAAATTTTTTCCCCATATTTTTGTTTCTTCTATAATgaattttatggataacccaCGGTCAAGATTTTAGCACTTCCCGCATGTGTAATAATAGTTGACTTTCATCTAAACATGAGTGCTAAATTTAAACATTATCTTTTGTTGTGACAATTAAAAAAGAGAAACTTTCTCGGTTTTTATAGTTTACTTTCATTGTTTCAACCAACCATCATGCATTTTGCTTCAGTTTCTTAATCTGAACTGGAGGGGAGGGATGGTGCCTCCCTTTATATTGTCTCTAAGCTTTTGTGCAACACTAGTATGTCTTTTGCAGGGATTCTTCTCTTAGAGATTTAAGAGCCACCTCTGGAGATCTTTCAAGGATTAGTGGCAGCACCGATTCTTTGACGTCCTTGATCAAACAAGACAGGGAGTCTGAAACTAGTCAACAGAGTAGGAAAGAGACTAATGGCTATGCAGGATCACAATATCAGAGTGGAGTTCTGCGGACAAACTGCATTGACTGCTTGGATCGTACGAATGTTGCCCAATATGCTTATGGATTAGCAGCTTTAGGTCGCCAACTTCATGCGTTGGGCATGACGGACAATCAAAAAGTTGATCCTGATAGCAGCATTGCCGCTGCTCTCATGGATATGTACCAGAGCATGGGTGATGCCTTGGCGCAGCAATATGGAGGCTCGGCAGCTCACAACATTGTATGCCTTCTAGTCAAACGGCAACTTATGTGTTCTCTTTAGTTGCCGTTCTGTTCCTTGTGATTGTAAACAGTTTGATTAAATGGTGTCTCTTACAAAATATAGGTGTTCCCAGAGAGGCAGGGGAAGTGGAAAGCTACAACTCAGTCTAGGGAATTTCTGAAATCTATAAAGCGATATTACAGCAATGCTTACACAGATGGTGAAAAGCAGGATGCAATAAATTTGTAAGTCAAGCTCCTTCTACATTTTCAGCTGCCTTTATTGTCTTGCCTTTATTTTGGAGAAACTTTCAACTGTAGAACTCTCGTGAGGTCTCTTGTTGTGCCTTGGTGTTACTACTTTTTAAGATCTGATCTAAGTTGTGAAATTCCTTTGTCTGAATGAGTTTTCTGCTTTGTCTCGTTTCTAAGCCCGTTTAATGAACTGTGCAGATTTTTGGGTTATTTTCAACCGCAAGAAGGAAAACCTGCCCTTTGGGAATTGGATTCAGATTATTACCTTCATGTTTCTGGAATTTTAGATGATCTCATGCCTGAAAGGTAGAGTCTAAATAGTCGCAAATGCAACATGGCTATTATTCATGCTAAACTAGGAGGCCAAGACATAAATATAGTCTATCTGGTTGTCAAATTATCTTTTTCTTCTTATGTTTGTTCTTCTAAATTTGGTTCTGTGAATAAGCTTAATCATATGTTGGAAACCAAGTTGTGATTAATACCACGTACAGGAAAGAGTGAAAGGGATGATGAAAGTTGTGCTTTGATGATTGCTGTTTCATATGCGGtagtttaatttaaaattttaacttcTCCATGACATTCTGAGTTTCCATTATTAATATTTGTTGAACACGCGAAGTGGTTGAGATTTTTTTGTACAATAGGTGAAGTGATTCAGAATTTGTTGGCCGCAGAATGTTGCATCACATGCTTCTTATATGATTCTGAGTTAATTCAAATTATCTTATTCAGTCAAGTGGATGTCTTACGAAACATTTATTCTTTACCTGAGATGTCATCAAGTAGCTTTATTCAAGTGATTTTATTCCACAAAGGGCATTTGGAAGAACTAGCGAGCAACTCTAAAAATATTGTGTGGTAATGAAAGCTAAAACCATTTTAATCAGTAGCAGATCAATTACAATGCCTTCGCAGTTTCCTTTTCCCATGTGATCTGTGCTTTGATATCTTCTGCTTATGCTTAAGCTATAGTCCTTTGGAAGATGCAAAACCTTTGAGAGCAACAATTCCTCTGACCCCGATTCCAGCTTGCCGTGAAGACTTCTCACGTTTGAAGTTGACATCATTTGATAAATTGATTGAGAGAACATGCAGTTCAATCAAGAATGTACGGCTCTGTAGCGAGCTCGATCAAAAATCAGGGGGCTTTGGTGTGGCACCTGATGCTGCGTAAGCATCTTCTTGAACTAAGAACTTCTTACTTTTGGATCATTTTGTCATGTATATCCACTGTATGCAAACTGTGAGGTGATCTGTCATTTGACTTTTGGAGGAAATTAACTAATTGGAACTTTCTATGCTGTTTAAGTGCATTATTTCGTTAGCTTAATATCCTATACATTTACATTTCCGAGCACTATACTCCAGTGACACTTGTTAAGTAATTATTCTACCAATATATTATTCTCTGTTTCGGCTCGAGACTGTGAAAGAATGATTGGAATCATGTCTAATTTTGTATTTATGCATCTGCCTTTTGTGGAAGATACATTTCACTCTTGAGTTGCTattgaactcagaaatgaacAAAATGTCTGTTGCAGTGAAATACAGCTCAAAAGTCCAAACTGGCTTTTTGGCCAGAGAAAATACGATGATAGTAGCTCTGCACCAAAACCGGCATCACATCAATTTGAAAATGGGGGAGCTCGTGATGAGAGAAAAGATGGATTATGTGAACTTAATCTATTTTGTCCTGTTGTTGAGAGTGATGAAGAAGATGTTTTCCAACGGTAATACCTTGTATTTTCTTTCATTCTTTTTCTttccatatttatttttttgtgtaGTGTCAACTCGTTTAGAAACTCCATCTTATATTTTTAGATATTTAGCAATGACTACGGTGGATGAGGCCAATGGTTGGTGTGGTGGTACGTTATTGGGTGATCAAAATGAAAGCGGCGAGATTTATCGGCACTACGCTGAACTCATTCAGGTATGATATTGCATGCTTCATCTGTTAGTTCATTGTGTGCATGGACGGAGAGTTTGGACAATTATGGATGCTCTACAGTGTCACTATACGATGTGCTGTGTTGTATGCATTCATTTCCTTGCCTTATCGTCTGTAGTTCATTGAACTTTTCAGGTGCCTTCAGGGGAACCTTTTCAGAACGATCTCGAACAAGAAAAATATTACACCAATCTTCTTAGTGTGAACATGGTTGACTGCATAGAAGATACTGCTGTTGAAACAGAAATGGAAGCCGCTGTCAAGGAGTATGACCAAGCTGGTGCTGATCTCGGGATTTTCCCCAAGTCATATAAAGCTCTAGCTGTCGATCCAAGCCAGCTAACCAGATGGATTATCGGTGAAGAACGGTTGCTCAAGCTTTAAAAGTCAAGGCAGCGCGTCGcaatcattaaaaaaatcagCCATCATTGGCACATTAGCCACAGAAGAACAGCAACATCATTGAAGTTTCTGGCCTGCTGGCTGCAGTTTTGAAGGCCTATCTGATGTACAAATCATGCCATTTAGTTACCTTAAAAGTTCCTGAGCAAATTCAATATGGAAAGGTGACGATCTTTTGGAATtacaattatattttatttggtaAATGTTAATGTCTATTGGATCAAGTGAAGGTAATATAGATCCATCCGATAGTGTAACCTGAAAATATCTCAAGGGAATATGGTTGTCCCAAGTTAATGGGGTATATTTTTAACTGTGACTTCATATAACATTCACGTCCTATAGTATTTTCTAATATAATGTTTTAAAACCCGTTTCTTTTATGAAATGTGAAACGGGTTGATCCGGAAAAAAACTATGGATCCGGGATGTTTTCGAGTTAAGCATCAAGGCATCCTAGTTTGGGCCCCATCCGCTTTACATAAAAATTGTTTCGACGATGATAATCATAATTAATATTCGAGCAGGTGTCTTGTAATAAAGTCAgcacgaatttttatttgtgagacatattaATCTTATCGATattgacaataaaaaataatatttttagcataaaaaataatattttttcatagatgactcaaataagatatttgtctcataaaatacgaccc
This genomic interval from Primulina eburnea isolate SZY01 chromosome 16, ASM2296580v1, whole genome shotgun sequence contains the following:
- the LOC140816765 gene encoding phosphatidylinositol-3-phosphatase SAC1-like isoform X1; protein product: MARPETVKSNSVNLQPQSVPNSMKNLQRNDPETTPDPNSYSLEKFRLYETRARFYLIGSGRNKRFFRVLKIDRMEPSDLNISEDPVVYPPQEVKSLLQRIAEGNRATGGLNFVAKVYGIVGCIKFLESYYLILVTKRRQIGCICGHAIYGIDESQIITIPHVSVQTDVAHSKTELRYKKLLSSVDLTKDFFYSYTYPIMQSLQKNVSSTGEEGMPYENMFVWNAFLTQAIRLRCKNTIWTIALVHGHFKQVRLSIFGRDICVSLVSRRSRHFAGTRYLKRGVNDHGRVANDVETEQIVLDEEAGSCKGKMSSVVQMRGSIPLFWSQEASRFSPKPDIILQRYDPTYEATKQHFEDLAERYGNPIIVLNLIKTVEKRPREMMLRREFANAVGYLNQILTEENHLKFIHWDFHKFAKSKSANVLAVLGGVASEALDLTGFYYSGKPLVTKRKAVQLSRTSTGRDSSLRDLRATSGDLSRISGSTDSLTSLIKQDRESETSQQSRKETNGYAGSQYQSGVLRTNCIDCLDRTNVAQYAYGLAALGRQLHALGMTDNQKVDPDSSIAAALMDMYQSMGDALAQQYGGSAAHNIVFPERQGKWKATTQSREFLKSIKRYYSNAYTDGEKQDAINLFLGYFQPQEGKPALWELDSDYYLHVSGILDDLMPESYSPLEDAKPLRATIPLTPIPACREDFSRLKLTSFDKLIERTCSSIKNVRLCSELDQKSGGFGVAPDAAEIQLKSPNWLFGQRKYDDSSSAPKPASHQFENGGARDERKDGLCELNLFCPVVESDEEDVFQRYLAMTTVDEANGWCGGTLLGDQNESGEIYRHYAELIQVPSGEPFQNDLEQEKYYTNLLSVNMVDCIEDTAVETEMEAAVKEYDQAGADLGIFPKSYKALAVDPSQLTRWIIGEERLLKL
- the LOC140816765 gene encoding phosphatidylinositol-3-phosphatase SAC1-like isoform X2 codes for the protein MARPETVKSNSVNLQPQSVPNSMKNLQRNDPETTPDPNSYSLEKFRLYETRARFYLIGSGRNKRFFRVLKIDRMEPSDLNISEDPVVYPPQEVKSLLQRIAEGNRATGGLNFVAKVYGIVGCIKFLESYYLILVTKRRQIGCICGHAIYGIDESQIITIPHVSVQTDVAHSKTELRYKKLLSSVDLTKDFFYSYTYPIMQSLQKNVSSTGEEGMPYENMFVWNAFLTQAIRLRCKNTIWTIALVHGHFKQVRLSIFGRDICVSLVSRRSRHFAGTRYLKRGVNDHGRVANDVETEQIVLDEEAGSCKGKMSSVVQMRGSIPLFWSQEASRFSPKPDIILQRYDPTYEATKQHFEDLAERYGNPIIVLNLIKTVEKRPREMMLRREFANAVGYLNQILTEENHLKFIHWDFHKFAKSKSANVLAVLGGVASEALDLTGFYYSGKPLVTKRKAVQLSRTSTGRDSSLRDLRATSGDLSRISGSTDSLTSLIKQDRESETSQQSRKETNGYAGSQYQSGVLRTNCIDCLDRTNVAQYAYGLAALGRQLHALGMTDNQKVDPDSSIAAALMDMYQSMGDALAQQYGGSAAHNIVFPERQGKWKATTQSREFLKSIKRYYSNAYTDGEKQDAINLFLGYFQPQEGKPALWELDSDYYLHVSGILDDLMPESPLEDAKPLRATIPLTPIPACREDFSRLKLTSFDKLIERTCSSIKNVRLCSELDQKSGGFGVAPDAAEIQLKSPNWLFGQRKYDDSSSAPKPASHQFENGGARDERKDGLCELNLFCPVVESDEEDVFQRYLAMTTVDEANGWCGGTLLGDQNESGEIYRHYAELIQVPSGEPFQNDLEQEKYYTNLLSVNMVDCIEDTAVETEMEAAVKEYDQAGADLGIFPKSYKALAVDPSQLTRWIIGEERLLKL
- the LOC140816765 gene encoding phosphatidylinositol-3-phosphatase SAC1-like isoform X3; translation: MARPETVKSNSVNLQPQSVPNSMKNLQRNDPETTPDPNSYSLEKFRLYETRARFYLIGSGRNKRFFRVLKIDRMEPSDLNISEDPVVYPPQEVKSLLQRIAEGNRATGGLNFVAKVYGIVGEEGMPYENMFVWNAFLTQAIRLRCKNTIWTIALVHGHFKQVRLSIFGRDICVSLVSRRSRHFAGTRYLKRGVNDHGRVANDVETEQIVLDEEAGSCKGKMSSVVQMRGSIPLFWSQEASRFSPKPDIILQRYDPTYEATKQHFEDLAERYGNPIIVLNLIKTVEKRPREMMLRREFANAVGYLNQILTEENHLKFIHWDFHKFAKSKSANVLAVLGGVASEALDLTGFYYSGKPLVTKRKAVQLSRTSTGRDSSLRDLRATSGDLSRISGSTDSLTSLIKQDRESETSQQSRKETNGYAGSQYQSGVLRTNCIDCLDRTNVAQYAYGLAALGRQLHALGMTDNQKVDPDSSIAAALMDMYQSMGDALAQQYGGSAAHNIVFPERQGKWKATTQSREFLKSIKRYYSNAYTDGEKQDAINLFLGYFQPQEGKPALWELDSDYYLHVSGILDDLMPESYSPLEDAKPLRATIPLTPIPACREDFSRLKLTSFDKLIERTCSSIKNVRLCSELDQKSGGFGVAPDAAEIQLKSPNWLFGQRKYDDSSSAPKPASHQFENGGARDERKDGLCELNLFCPVVESDEEDVFQRYLAMTTVDEANGWCGGTLLGDQNESGEIYRHYAELIQVPSGEPFQNDLEQEKYYTNLLSVNMVDCIEDTAVETEMEAAVKEYDQAGADLGIFPKSYKALAVDPSQLTRWIIGEERLLKL